One Hypomesus transpacificus isolate Combined female chromosome 6, fHypTra1, whole genome shotgun sequence DNA segment encodes these proteins:
- the cad gene encoding CAD protein isoform X4 gives MIPTKMGTLILEDGTTFSGRLFGANASVSGEVVFQTGMVGYPEALTDPSYRSQILTLTYPLVGNYGVPQDEEGTWGLSKWFESSRIHACALIVGEVSQNPSHWSASMSLDQWLQQQGIPGLEGVDTRQLTQKIREKGTMLGKLVVDGTPADSIPLDNPDQRNLVREVSMKDPRVFNPSGTVRITAVDCGIKNNQIRCLAQRGACVTVVPWDHPLDQTDFDGLFLSNGPGDPQFCMETVENLRRVVCVDEPKPVFGICLGHQLLSLVIGAKTYKMKYGNRGHNQPCIHKGTGRCFITSQNHGFAVDPLTLTPGWDVLFTNANDHSSEGIVHNTKPLFSVQFHPEHMAGPTDLVGLFDVFMETVRDHKDGKSGKPVKQRLNEYLSYPGSPRPEDFVRPRKVLVLGSGGLSIGQAGEFDYSGSQAIKALKEENIQTVLINPNIATVQTSKGLADKVYFLPLTLDYVTQVIKNERPDGVLLAFGGQTALNCGVELTRRGVLERYGVRVLGTPVASIEMTEDRKVFVEKMEEISEHVAPSEAALSLEQAVAAAERIGYPVMVRSAFALGGLGSGFANTREELVTLVTAAFAHTSQVLVDKSLKGWKEIEYEVVRDAYDNCITVCNMENIDPLGIHTGESIVVAPSQTLNDYEYHLLRSTAIKVIRHLGIVGECNIQYALNPESEQYYIIEVNARLSRSSALASKATGYPLAYVAAKLALGIPLPQLRNSVTNSTTANFEPSLDYCVVKVPRWDLSKFLRVSTKIGSSMKSVGEVMAIGRSFEEAFQKALRMVDENCVGFDHTIKPVSDEELQTPTDKRIFVLASALRAGYTVDRLYHLTKIDRWFLHKMQNIAEQERVLETSSREGSSITPEVMRRAKQLGFSDKQIAMAVQSTELAVRKLRHDWSILPVVKQIDTVAAEWPAHTNYLYLTYNGSSSDVSFSQQHVMVLGSGVYRIGSSVEFDWCAVGCIMELRKMGYKTIMVNCNPETVSTDYDMCDRLYFDEISFEVVMDIYEQENPEGVILSMGGQLPNNIAMSLHRQQCRVLGTSPEFIDSAENRFKFSRMLDTIGISQPQWRELTETESAMRFCDAVGYPCLVRPSYVLSGAAMNVAHQHRDLEAYLSSAVAVSKEYPVVISKFIQEAKEIDVDAVACDGLVIAIAVSEHVENAGVHSGDATLVTPPQDINPTTMDRITAIVHAIGRELQVTGPFNLQLIAKDDQLKVIECNVRVSRSFPFVSKTLGVDLVALATQVIMGKEAEPVGLMKGTGIVGVKVPQFSFSRLAGADVVLGVEMTSTGEVACFGENRYEAYLKAMLSTGFKIPQRNILLSIGSYKNKSELLPTVQALESLGYDLYASLGTADFYTEHGVKVTAVDWPFEEEEGDSRDKQRSIMDYLEENHFDLVINLSMRSSGGRRLSSFVTRGYRTRRMAIDYSVPLIIDIKCTKLFVQALRQVGPSPPVKTHVDSMTSQQLIRLPGLIDVHVHLREPGAVHKEDFSSGTAAALAGGVTMVCAMPNTSPAVTDPSSLALVQKLAKAGCRCDYALFLGAASDNADILPSIASSAAGLKMYLNDTYSTLKMDNVSLWMEHFEKWPKHLPIVAHAEKQTVAAILLVAQLYQRPVHICHVARKEEILIIRAARQKGVQVTCEVAPHHLFLCEEDEASMGAGWAQVRPALGTREDMEALWDNLDVIDCFATDHAPHSVEEKRSASPPPGYPGLETMLPLLLTALSQGRLTLDDIIRRLYDNPRKIFSLPAQENTYVEVDLEHEWVIPQAMQFTKSRWTPFQGMKVKGKVRRVVLRGEVAYIDGQVLVPPGYGEDVKTWPAASPLPPDSPKQAPRSSLGLVMGTATPLLWPGCCLPRPLLACPTPASTTCPRWSTSRPPPCCTRSSDSTSCLPSSSARSRPLTCSTWRTRSA, from the exons ATGATTCCCACGAAAATGGGAACCTTGATTTTAGAGGACGGGACTACGTTTAGTGGCCGCCTTTTTGGAGCAAACGCGTCTGTGTCTGGAGAAGTTG tgttcCAGACAGGCATGGTGGGGTATCCGGAGGCCCTGACTGACCCTTCATACAGGAGCCAGatcctcaccctcacctaccCCCTGGTGGGTAACTACGGGGTGCCCCAGGATGAGGAGGGAACCTGGGGGCTCAGCAAG TGGTTCGAGTCCTCTAGGATCCATGCGTGTGCTCTCATCGTGGGGGAGGTGTCCCAGAACCCCAGCCACTGGAGCGCCTCCATGTCCCTGGACCAGTGGCTCCAGCAGCAGGGCATACCAGGCCTGGAGG GAGTCGACACCCGCCAGCTGACCCAGAAGATCCGGGAGAAGGGCACCATGCTGGGGAAGCTGGTGGTGGACGGCACCCCGGCCGACAGCATCCCCCTGGACAACCCCGACCAGAGGAACCTGGTCAGGGAGGTCTCCATGAAG GATCCCAGGGTGTTCAATCCCAGCGGCACCGTGAGGATCACAGCGGTAGACTGTGGCATCAAGAACAACCAGATCCGCTGCCTGGCCCAGCGAGGGGCCTGTGTCACCGTGGTACCCTGGGACCACCCCCTGGACCAGACAG actttGACGGGTTGTTCCTTAGCAATGGCCCTGGAGATCCCCAGTTCTGCATGGAGACTGTGGAGAACTtgaggagggtggtgtgtgtggacgaGCCGAAGCCAGTGTTCGGCATCTGCCTGGGTCACCAGCTCCTCTCCCTGGTCATCGGAGCCAAGACCTACAAGATGAA gTACGGTAACCGTGGTCACAACCAGCCGTGCATCCACAAAGGAACAGGCCGCTGTTTCATCACGTCTCAGAACCATGGCTTCGCAGTCgaccccctgaccctgacccctggCTGGGACGTCCTCTTCACCAATGCCAACGACCACTCCAGCGAAGGCATCGTACACAACACCAAACCCCTGTTCAG TGTCCAGTTCCACCCAGAGCACATGGCCGGACCCACTGACCTGGTCGGCCTGTTTGATGTCTTCATGGAGACTGTCCGGGATCATAAGGATGGAAAGAGCGGCAAACCAG TGAAGCAGAGGCTGAATGAGTACCTGTCCTACCCCGGTTCTCCCCGGCCCGAGGACTTTGTCCGCCCCCGGAAGGTTCTGGTGTTGGGTTCTGGAGGGCTCTCCATCGGCCAGGCAGGAGAGTTCGACTACTCCGGCTCCCAG GCCATAAAGGCCCTGAAGGAGGAGAACATCCAGACAGTCCTGATCAACCCCAACATCGCCACGGTCCAGACCTCCAAGGGGCTGGCCGACAAGGTCTacttcctccccctcaccctggaCTACGTCACCCAG gTCATAAAGAACGAGCGTCCTGATGGGGTCCTCCTGGCCTTCGGGGGGCAGACTGCTCTGAACTGCGGTGTGGAGCTGACGCGACGCGGCGTGCTGGAGCGCTACGGGGTGCGGGTGCTGGGAACGCCCGTGGCCTCCATCGAGATGACGGAGGACAGGAAGGTGTTtgtggagaagatggaggagatcaGCGAGCATGTGGCCCCTAGCGAGGCAGCGCTGTCTCTGGAGCAG GCGGTGGCAGCTGCGGAGCGTATAGGCTACCCCGTCATGGTGCGCTCAGCCTTCGCCCTGGGCGGCCTTGGGTCCGGCTTTGCCAACACACGCGAGGAGCTGGTCACCCTGGTAACGGCGGCCTTCGCCCACACGTCCCAGGTTCTGGTGGACAAGTCCCTGAAGGGCTGGAAGGAGATCGAGTACGAGGTGGTCCGAGACGCCTACGACAACTGCATTacg GTGTGTAACATGGAGAACATCGACCCTCTGGGCATCCACACAGGGGAGTCCATCGTGGTGGCCCCCAGCCAGACGCTGAACGACTACGAGTACCACCTGCTGAGGAGCACAGCCATCAAGGTGATCCGGCACCTGGGCATCGTAGGGGAGTGCAACATCCAGTACGCCCTGAACCCTGAGTCTGAACAG tactaCATCATCGAGGTGAATGCTCGGCTGTCCCGCAGCTCTGCCCTGGCCAGCAAGGCCACAGGGTATCCACTGGCCTATGTAGCGGCCAAGCTAGCCCTGGGCATCCCCCTGCCCCAGCTCAG GAACTCTGTGACCAACTCCACCACGGCTAACTTTGAGCCCAGTCTGGACTACTGCGTGGTGAAGGTTCCTCGCTGGGACCTCAGCAAGTTCCTCCGCGTCAGCACCAAGATCGGCAGCTCAATGAAGAGCGTGG GAGAGGTGATGGCTATTGGCCGCAGCTTCGAGGAGGCGTTCCAGAAGGCCCTGAGGATGGTGGATGAGAACTGTGTGGGGTTCGACCACACTATCAAACCTGTCTCAGACGAG GAGCTGCAGACGCCCACAGACAAGCGGATCTTTGTGTTGGCGTCGGCCCTGCGTGCGGGCTACACGGTGGACCGCCTCTACCACCTGACCAAGATCGACCGCTGGTTCCTGCACAAGATGCAGAACATCGCCGAGCAGGAGCGCGTGCTGGAGACGTCCAGCCGGGAGGGCAGCAGCATCACCCCAGAGGTGATGAGGAGAGCCAAGCAGCTCGGCTTCTCTGACAAGCAGATCGCCATGGCCGTgcagag CACGGAGCTGGCGGTGAGGAAGCTGCGTCACGATTGGTCGATCCTGCCTGTGGTGAAGCAGATCGATACGGTGGCGGCGGAGTGGCCCGCCCACACCAACTACCTGTACCTGACCTACAACGGCAGCAGCAGCGACGTGAGCTTCTCCCAGCAGCATGTGATGGTGCTGGGCTCCGGGGTATACCGCATCGGCAGCAGCGTGGAGTTTGACTGGTGCGCTGTGGGCTGCATCATGGAGCTACGcaag ATGGGCTACAAGACCATCATGGTCAACTGCAACCCAGAGACCGTCAGCACAGACTACGACATGTGCGACCGCCTCTACTTTGATGAGATCTCCTTTGAG gtggtgATGGACATCTACGAGCAGGAGAACCCTGAGGGGGTGATCCTGTCCATGGGCGGCCAGCTGCCCAACAACATCGCCATGTCCCTCCACCGCCAGCAGTGCCGCGTCCTGGGGACCTCCCCAGAGTTCATCGACTCTGCGGAGAACCGCTTCAAGTTCTCCCGCATGCTGGACACCATCGGGATCAGCCAGCCCCAGTGGAGGGAGCTGACAGAgaccgag TCTGCTATGCGGTTCTGCGATGCGGTGGGCTACCCCTGCCTGGTGCGCCCGTCCTACGTGCTGAGCGGAGCGGCCATGAACGTGGCTCACCAGCACCGTGACCTGGAGGCCTACCTCAGCAGCGCCGTGGCCGTCTCCAAGGAGTACCCTGTGGTCATCTCCAAGTTCATCCAGGAGGCCAAG GAGATAGATGTGGATGCGGTAGCGTGTGATGGCTTGGTGATAGCCATCGCGGTGTCGGAGCATGTGGAGAACGCAGGGGTGCATTCTGGGGACGCCACTCTTGTCACGCCCCCCCAGGACATCAACCCCACCACCATGGATCGCATCACTGCCATCGTACACGCCATCGGCCGAGAACTGCAGGTCACTGGACCTTTCAACCTGCAACTCATCgccaag GACGACCAGCTGAAGGTGATAGAGTGCAACGTCCGCGTGTCTCGCTCTTTCCCCTTTGTTTCCAAGACACTGGGTGTGGACCTGGTCGCCCTGGCGACACAGGTGATCATGGGCAAGGAGGCTGAGCCTGTGGGCCTGATGAAGGGCACCGGGATTGTGGGGGTCAAG gtgccCCAGTTTTCCTTCTCTCGGCTGGCGGGGGCAGACGTGGTTCTGGGAGTGGAGATGACCAGCACCGGAGAGGTGGCCTGCTTTGGGGAGAACCGCTACGAGGCCTACCTGAAGGCCATGCTCAGCACCGGCTTCAAGATCCCCCAGCGCAACATCCTGCTGTCCATCGGGAGctacaag aacAAGAGTGAACTGCTGCCCACAGTGCAGGCTCTGGAGAGTCTGGGATACGACCTGTACGCCAGCCTGGGCACTGCAGACTTCTACACTGAGCACGGAGTCAAG GTGACGGCGGTGGACTGGCcgtttgaggaggaggagggtgacagCAGGGACAAGCAGAGGAGCATCATGGACTACCTGGAGGAGAACCACTTCGACCTGGTCATCAACCTCTCCATGAGGTCCTCTGGAGGCCGACGCCTCTCCTCCTTCGTCACCCGCGGTTACCGTACGCGCCGCATGGCCATCGACTACTCCGTGCCCCTCATCATTGACATCAAGTGCACCAAGCTGTTCGTGCAG GCGCTGCGTCAGGTGGGTCCGTCTCCACCCGTCAAGACTCACGTGGACAGTATGACATCACAGCAACTCATCCGTCTGCCTG GTCTGATTGATGTCCATGTGCACCTGAGGGAGCCAGGAGCCGTCCACAAGGAGGACTTCTCGTCGGGCACAGCTGCAGCGCTGGCGGGGGGGGTCACCATGGTGTGTGCCATGCCCAACACCTCCCCCGCCGTCACTGACCCCAGCTCCCTCGCCCTGGTGCagaag CTGGCCAAGGCAGGCTGCCGGTGTGACTACGCCCTCTTCCTGGGTGCAGCCTCCGACAACGCAGACATCCTGCCCTCCATCGCCAGCAGCGCCGCAGGCCTGAAGATGTACCTGAACGACACCTACTCCACCTTGAAGATGGACAACGTGTCTCTctggatggag CACTTTGAGAAGTGGCCCAAGCACCTCCCTATCGTGGCCCATGCAGAGAAGCAGAcggtggcggccatcttgctggTGGCCCAGCTGTACCAGCGGCCGGTTCACATTTGCCACGTGGCCCGCAAGGAGGAG ATCCTGATCATCCGTGCTGCCAGGCAGAAGGGGGTGCAGGTGACGTGTGAGGTGGCCCCCCACCACCTCTTCCTGTGCGAGGAGGATGAGGCGTCCATGGGGGCGGGCTGGGCCCAGGTGAGGCCGGCTCTGGGGACCCGCGAGGACATGGAAGCCCTCTGGGACAACCTGGACGTCATTGACTGCTTCGCTACCGACCACG ccccccactcagtggaggagaagaggagtgcgtcccccccccctggctACCCTGGTCTGGAGACCatgctgcctctcctcctcactgcccTGAGCCAGGGACGACTCACCCTCGACGACATCATCCGCCGTCTCTACGACAACCCCCGCAAGATCTTCTCCCTGCCCGCCCAGGAGAACACATATGTGGag gtggacCTGGAGCACGAGTGGGTGATTCCCCAGGCCATGCAGTTCACCAAGTCCCGGTGGACACCTTTCCAGGGGATGAAGGTGAAGGGGAAGGTCCGCAGGGTGGTGCTCCGAGGGGAGGTGGCCTACATCGATGGACAG GTTCTGGTTCCTCCAGGCTACGGGGAGGATGTGAAGACCTGGCCAGCCGCCAGCCCCCTTCCCCCCGACTCTCCCAAACAAGCCCCACGG AGCTCTCTGGGGCTGGTGATGGGTAcagccacccccctcctctggcCAGGCTGCTGTCTCCCCAGGCCCCTCCTGGCCTGCCCCACCCCGGCCAGCACCACCTGCCCCCGCTGGTCCACCTCCAGACCTCCCCCCTGCTGCACCCGCTCATCGGACAGCACATCCTGTCTGCCCAGCAGTTCAGCAAGGAGCAG ACCTCTCACCTGTTCAACGTGGCGCACACGCTCCGCCTGA